A region of Veillonellaceae bacterium DNA encodes the following proteins:
- a CDS encoding efflux RND transporter periplasmic adaptor subunit, protein MDFKNKKTTIALIVCAVILALIGWRVWANIQAKKAEANRSGKEKVAVVTAAYPERKTIVPKFRFSGTLDPVWQADVAAKVDGRIEQVLVNEGDAVSAGEVLAILDRTDTDASLLNAKGLYADAKTDYEKAQADLARYTKLYAAGAISKESLDNKQFALENAKGKLDAAQGNLNSADSQAGGTRVTTPRPGIIQKRYYQEGYYAKVGTALFQIADISTLLAKIDVPEGYVQSIAVGNPVEIHIPSMSGENKTVQGIITRISPVATLPARTFEAEVSVDNSDGRLRGGVYADTTLTANPKDNALTIPMSAIVMRDDQRTVYVIEDGRAVRKVITTGYIGENLVEVLSGLSEKD, encoded by the coding sequence ATGGACTTTAAGAATAAGAAGACAACGATTGCGCTCATCGTGTGCGCGGTCATTCTGGCGCTGATCGGCTGGCGTGTCTGGGCGAATATACAGGCGAAGAAAGCCGAGGCGAACCGAAGTGGCAAGGAGAAGGTTGCTGTCGTGACGGCAGCTTATCCTGAGCGGAAGACGATCGTCCCGAAGTTCCGCTTCTCAGGGACGCTTGATCCTGTCTGGCAGGCGGATGTCGCCGCCAAGGTGGACGGACGCATTGAACAGGTGCTCGTCAATGAAGGCGACGCCGTCAGTGCGGGCGAGGTCCTTGCCATCCTTGACCGGACGGATACGGATGCATCGCTCCTCAATGCCAAGGGGCTCTACGCGGATGCAAAGACGGATTATGAAAAAGCGCAGGCAGACCTTGCGCGTTATACGAAGCTCTATGCGGCAGGCGCTATTTCCAAGGAAAGCCTCGACAACAAGCAGTTTGCCTTAGAGAATGCGAAGGGCAAGCTGGATGCAGCACAGGGAAATCTGAATTCCGCAGATTCCCAGGCAGGCGGCACGAGAGTCACGACGCCCCGTCCGGGCATCATCCAGAAACGGTACTACCAGGAAGGCTACTATGCCAAGGTCGGCACAGCCCTTTTCCAGATTGCAGATATTTCGACGCTCCTTGCCAAGATCGACGTGCCGGAAGGGTACGTCCAGAGCATTGCTGTCGGAAATCCTGTAGAAATCCATATCCCGTCCATGAGCGGAGAGAACAAGACGGTCCAGGGCATCATCACAAGGATCAGCCCGGTGGCGACGCTCCCGGCCCGTACGTTTGAAGCGGAAGTGTCCGTGGACAATTCAGACGGAAGGCTCCGCGGCGGCGTGTATGCCGATACGACGCTCACGGCGAATCCGAAGGACAATGCGCTGACGATTCCGATGTCTGCGATCGTCATGAGAGACGACCAGAGGACAGTCTACGTCATTGAAGACGGCCGCGCCGTGAGAAAGGTCATCACGACGGGCTACATTGGAGAGAATCTTGTCGAAGTGCTGTCGGGTCTTTCAGAGAAGGACTAG
- a CDS encoding efflux RND transporter permease subunit has protein sequence MIETFINRPVFTTMFILVFVVFGLWSYPKLGVDLYPDVDLPLVAVTVTYEGTAPEEMETLVTKPIENRISQVSGIKTITSTIREGYSQTVLEFEIGTDPRQMASEVREKVAGVRKRLPDDIDEPVVARFDSASSPVATYSFSSDTRSTGEIRRLLNDSVVDRLQMVEGVADVNVHGASDRAVKVHVNSEKLKAYGISFQTILTKVNNANLNTPGGKIRDDHNTITVRTMGKLNTIDDFKNIVVANINGKPVYLTDVADVEDAWEDEETYSRTNGVPSVLMSVRKQSRTNTVNVIDSVNEELSSIEKSDLPPDIKVNIINDQSRFIRENVGDVWNTIIFGGFLALLITYLFLGDLRATIIGGLAIPVSVISTFFLMRTLDFTMNNMSLMGLSLAVGFLIDDAIVLVENIFRHMELGKRPKIASADATKELMLAILATSMSLLAVFVPIGSMGETIGQYFKQFGLTVACAVVFSTICAYTLTPMLSAYWLKLPDVNAKGRPKIVSTILRKFNFGFERIRLVYNRFMVYAVERPWKIVLIAVATLGFNLLLIPFVGTELQPVYDSGEFRVNLKAPPGVGLLQMEEWSKPLEETILEEPEVRVSSMWLGGTRTPVNEGGINIKLKPLDERDRSMTEIMADLRKKFSDIGTMQVGVVTNQGGRNDPRPVQIGLRGSDLKKLTGYANDLAERIRQVPGATDVEVVGISPEPEIVVRLNQLKASQLGLDNTEVGKVVQYAFQGKSTSHSYTIGNDDYDIILQMGKDDRRTLSDVQNLRVSTTNGTFVRLGDIADVTLSSGPTRIDREGRQRQIAVYANAAGISSGELLSEIQNKIIPDMNMEIGYNYKLIGDSDMMGRVFKEIAKAVILAIILIYMVLGAEFESFRQPLVIMMSLPFAVIGAVLALLLANQTANMMSLIGFTMLLGLVTKNAILLVDYANQARDRGKDVKSAILEACSLRLRPICMTTLSTILGMLPVALGLGAGAELRQSMGVVLIGGLTTSTLLTLVVVPLIYLLTERHTRRNLSDESTNQKTQNR, from the coding sequence ATGATCGAGACATTCATCAACAGGCCCGTATTCACGACCATGTTCATCCTGGTCTTCGTGGTATTCGGGCTGTGGTCGTACCCGAAGCTTGGCGTCGACCTCTATCCGGACGTCGATCTCCCGCTCGTCGCCGTCACCGTCACCTATGAAGGCACGGCGCCGGAGGAAATGGAGACGCTCGTCACCAAACCCATAGAAAACCGCATCAGCCAGGTCTCTGGCATCAAGACGATCACCAGCACCATCCGCGAAGGATACTCCCAGACGGTGCTGGAATTTGAGATTGGTACGGATCCGAGACAGATGGCGTCCGAAGTGCGCGAAAAAGTGGCCGGCGTGAGGAAACGTCTGCCTGACGACATCGATGAACCGGTCGTTGCGCGTTTCGATTCGGCATCGAGCCCTGTCGCAACATATTCCTTTTCCTCTGATACAAGGAGCACGGGGGAAATCCGCCGCCTCCTGAATGATTCCGTCGTCGACCGCCTGCAGATGGTCGAGGGCGTGGCTGATGTCAATGTCCATGGCGCCTCCGACCGTGCGGTGAAGGTGCATGTCAATTCGGAAAAGCTCAAAGCATACGGCATTTCCTTCCAGACAATCTTAACTAAAGTCAATAATGCAAATCTCAATACCCCGGGCGGCAAGATCCGCGACGATCATAATACGATCACCGTCCGCACGATGGGCAAACTCAATACGATCGATGATTTCAAGAACATCGTCGTAGCCAATATCAATGGCAAGCCGGTCTACCTGACCGATGTCGCTGATGTCGAAGATGCTTGGGAAGACGAGGAAACGTACTCCCGCACGAACGGCGTGCCGTCTGTCCTCATGTCTGTCAGGAAGCAGTCGAGGACGAATACGGTCAATGTCATCGACAGTGTCAATGAAGAGCTCTCTTCCATTGAAAAGAGCGATCTGCCTCCGGATATCAAGGTCAATATCATCAATGACCAGTCCCGCTTCATCCGCGAGAACGTAGGGGATGTATGGAACACGATCATTTTCGGCGGGTTCCTGGCACTTCTCATTACGTACCTCTTCCTGGGAGACCTTCGCGCGACGATCATCGGCGGCCTCGCCATTCCTGTGTCCGTCATCTCGACCTTCTTCCTGATGCGGACGCTCGATTTCACGATGAACAATATGTCCCTCATGGGTCTTTCGCTCGCTGTGGGCTTTTTGATCGACGATGCCATCGTTCTTGTTGAAAATATTTTCCGCCATATGGAGCTCGGCAAGCGGCCGAAGATTGCGTCTGCCGATGCGACGAAGGAACTGATGCTGGCCATTCTTGCCACATCCATGTCCCTTCTGGCGGTATTCGTGCCGATCGGCAGCATGGGTGAGACAATCGGGCAGTACTTCAAGCAGTTCGGGCTGACAGTTGCCTGCGCTGTCGTCTTCTCGACGATCTGCGCCTATACGCTGACACCGATGCTCTCCGCCTACTGGCTGAAGCTTCCTGATGTAAATGCCAAGGGACGTCCCAAAATCGTCAGCACAATCCTTCGCAAGTTCAATTTCGGATTTGAAAGAATCCGTCTTGTCTATAACCGTTTCATGGTGTATGCCGTCGAGCGCCCGTGGAAGATCGTCCTCATTGCCGTGGCAACGCTTGGTTTCAACCTGCTCCTCATCCCGTTCGTAGGGACTGAGCTGCAGCCTGTCTATGATTCGGGCGAATTCCGCGTCAACTTGAAAGCGCCTCCGGGCGTGGGCCTTCTCCAGATGGAGGAATGGTCCAAGCCTCTGGAAGAAACGATTCTGGAAGAACCGGAAGTCCGCGTTTCCTCTATGTGGCTGGGCGGCACAAGAACGCCTGTCAATGAAGGCGGCATCAATATCAAGCTGAAGCCGCTCGATGAAAGAGACCGTTCCATGACGGAAATCATGGCAGACCTTCGAAAGAAATTCTCGGATATCGGCACGATGCAGGTCGGCGTCGTCACAAACCAGGGCGGCCGCAATGATCCGCGTCCTGTCCAGATCGGCCTTCGCGGAAGCGACCTGAAGAAACTGACAGGGTATGCGAACGATCTTGCTGAACGCATCCGTCAGGTGCCGGGTGCAACGGATGTCGAAGTCGTCGGCATCTCGCCAGAGCCTGAAATCGTCGTCCGCCTGAACCAGCTCAAGGCAAGCCAGCTGGGCCTCGATAATACGGAAGTCGGCAAAGTCGTGCAGTATGCTTTCCAGGGCAAGAGCACGAGCCATTCCTACACGATCGGAAACGATGATTACGATATCATCCTCCAAATGGGAAAGGACGACAGAAGGACGCTTTCCGATGTGCAGAACCTTCGCGTCTCTACGACGAACGGCACCTTTGTCCGCCTGGGCGATATTGCTGATGTAACGCTGTCTTCGGGTCCGACCCGTATCGACCGCGAGGGACGCCAGAGACAGATTGCTGTTTATGCGAATGCTGCCGGCATTTCTTCCGGCGAACTGCTGAGTGAAATCCAGAACAAGATCATTCCGGATATGAATATGGAGATCGGCTACAATTACAAGCTGATTGGCGACTCGGACATGATGGGCCGCGTCTTCAAGGAAATTGCAAAAGCCGTCATCCTTGCCATCATCCTCATTTACATGGTGCTTGGCGCGGAATTTGAAAGCTTCCGCCAGCCGCTCGTCATCATGATGAGTCTTCCCTTCGCGGTCATCGGTGCGGTGCTTGCGCTCCTTCTGGCCAATCAGACAGCAAACATGATGTCCCTCATCGGCTTCACGATGCTGCTCGGTCTTGTCACGAAGAACGCCATACTCCTTGTCGACTATGCCAACCAGGCAAGAGACAGGGGCAAGGACGTGAAGTCTGCCATCCTTGAAGCATGCTCGCTCCGTCTTCGTCCGATCTGCATGACAACACTCTCGACCATCCTCGGCATGCTCCCCGTAGCCCTCGGCCTTGGCGCCGGCGCAGAGCTCCGCCAGTCCATGGGCGTCGTCCTGATCGGCGGTCTTACAACCTCGACACTTCTGACACTCGTCGTCGTGCCATTGATTTACCTTTTGACAGAACGTCACACAAGGAGAAATTTGAGTGACGAAAGTACAAATCAAAAAACACAAAATAGATGA
- a CDS encoding GNAT family N-acetyltransferase translates to MMEIMIRKGKIDDAADLAGVEAACFPPAEAATAEEIAARLSVYPSHFFLLYADGILTGFIDGMVTNEKDLRDEMYADASLHDEEGDWQMIFGLNTLPSYRRLGLAGRLIEAMKEDAEKQGRKGVVLTCKEELIHYYAKFGFKNEGKSNSSHGNVTWYQMRLTF, encoded by the coding sequence ATGATGGAAATCATGATAAGAAAAGGGAAAATAGACGATGCCGCGGATTTAGCGGGCGTTGAGGCTGCATGCTTTCCGCCGGCAGAAGCTGCCACGGCTGAAGAAATCGCTGCACGCCTTTCCGTCTATCCTTCCCATTTCTTCCTTCTTTATGCGGATGGAATTTTGACCGGCTTCATTGACGGTATGGTGACAAATGAGAAAGACCTCCGGGATGAGATGTATGCCGATGCCTCCCTCCATGATGAAGAGGGAGACTGGCAGATGATATTCGGGCTGAATACGCTCCCGTCCTATCGCAGGCTCGGGCTTGCCGGCCGCCTCATCGAAGCCATGAAGGAAGACGCGGAAAAACAAGGCAGGAAGGGAGTCGTCCTCACCTGCAAAGAGGAGCTCATTCACTATTACGCAAAGTTCGGATTTAAAAATGAGGGGAAATCAAACTCCTCCCACGGGAATGTCACCTGGTACCAGATGCGTCTCACCTTTTGA
- a CDS encoding MarR family transcriptional regulator, producing the protein MKKQIHLRAEDLDNSDKLGLTYNLGQAHKRMLLRQSGIMKKFGLTARQSLIIAYLSTHEKDVVTQKTLEEHLHLTNPTITVMVKSMIDNGLIRKERVPEDARKYRLYMTEKAKQVEKASLQAAKTLDQSFYEGVSESDLKVFKGVLGQIMKNLDMV; encoded by the coding sequence ATGAAGAAACAGATTCATTTAAGAGCGGAAGATCTGGACAACAGCGACAAGCTGGGGCTGACTTACAACCTGGGGCAGGCGCACAAGCGTATGCTTCTCCGTCAGTCGGGCATCATGAAGAAGTTCGGCCTGACCGCACGTCAGTCACTGATTATCGCTTACCTTTCCACGCATGAAAAAGATGTCGTCACCCAGAAGACGCTGGAAGAACATCTTCACCTGACGAATCCGACCATTACTGTCATGGTCAAATCCATGATCGACAACGGTCTGATCCGCAAGGAACGCGTGCCGGAAGATGCAAGAAAGTACAGACTGTACATGACCGAGAAGGCAAAACAGGTCGAAAAGGCAAGCCTGCAGGCTGCCAAGACACTCGACCAGTCCTTCTACGAAGGCGTATCCGAGAGCGATTTGAAAGTTTTCAAAGGCGTTCTTGGACAGATTATGAAAAATCTGGATATGGTTTGA
- a CDS encoding gamma-glutamyl-gamma-aminobutyrate hydrolase family protein, producing MRKPIVAVTADTLLAEMKPINQKMADYAPRPLIDALGRNGFLPVILPYNDYAEAEELIGTFDALVLPGGPNPTPRFYHEDPIWSIGPTYEKRDQFEIDLIQACIKAGKPILGICRGLQILNVALGGTLWQDMQSQNSGAFIQHMQKAPGNIATHYIEVEKDTRLMEILGEGLYVNSRHREGIKKLAQGLRPAARTRDGVIEAVESEEVDLIAAVQWHPENMDPETMDPLFRAFMDRVLKHMGIEE from the coding sequence ATGAGAAAACCAATCGTGGCCGTTACGGCCGATACACTTCTGGCTGAAATGAAGCCAATCAATCAGAAAATGGCAGACTATGCGCCGAGGCCTTTGATCGACGCGCTGGGACGCAATGGATTCCTTCCTGTGATCCTTCCATACAATGACTATGCCGAAGCAGAAGAACTCATCGGCACATTCGATGCGCTCGTCCTTCCCGGCGGCCCGAATCCGACGCCGCGCTTCTACCATGAAGATCCGATCTGGAGCATCGGGCCGACGTATGAGAAGAGAGACCAGTTCGAAATCGACCTCATACAGGCATGCATCAAGGCAGGAAAACCAATCCTTGGCATCTGCCGCGGCCTGCAGATCCTGAACGTCGCTCTGGGCGGCACGCTCTGGCAGGACATGCAGTCGCAGAATTCAGGCGCCTTTATCCAGCACATGCAGAAGGCACCTGGAAATATCGCGACGCACTATATCGAAGTTGAAAAGGATACAAGACTGATGGAAATCTTAGGCGAGGGCCTCTACGTCAACTCCCGCCACAGAGAAGGCATCAAGAAACTCGCCCAGGGCCTCCGCCCGGCCGCAAGGACAAGAGACGGCGTCATCGAAGCCGTCGAGAGCGAAGAAGTCGACCTCATTGCCGCCGTCCAGTGGCATCCGGAAAACATGGACCCGGAAACCATGGATCCCCTCTTCCGCGCCTTCATGGACAGAGTCCTGAAACATATGGGCATAGAAGAATAA
- a CDS encoding undecaprenyl/decaprenyl-phosphate alpha-N-acetylglucosaminyl 1-phosphate transferase, which yields MFAYAFTFLVALAVTFVLTPVVKNFAIRIGAVDKPDARKVHHGLVPRLGGLAIYAGFMVSAITTIGFTYEMVGIMAGATFLIIVGIADDVVSLRPKVKLLGQIIAAAIPVVIFNINIDWINVPWHGIVYLPAVISIPLTIFWIIGFINTVNLIDGLDGLAAGIATIASIAIALLAFQMGQWTAAAAMVAMTGACLAFLQYNFNPAKIFMGDTGSMFLGYIIAAVSVMGSMKTAAAAVLIVPLVALAVPITDTLLAIVRRKSSGVPIFSPDKNHLHHRLLAKGLNQKQVVLIMYALTAFFSCIALVVIHLSLWAGLAIVAAALILFILWARKLGVMKEIVPSPYQMKMKKEKEEKDKESKSKGPEEKPALK from the coding sequence TTGTTCGCTTATGCGTTCACGTTTCTTGTCGCGCTTGCCGTCACGTTCGTACTGACGCCTGTCGTGAAGAACTTCGCCATCCGCATCGGAGCCGTAGACAAGCCTGACGCCAGGAAGGTGCATCACGGGCTGGTACCCCGGCTCGGAGGCCTTGCGATTTATGCGGGCTTCATGGTCTCTGCGATTACGACGATTGGTTTTACGTATGAGATGGTCGGCATCATGGCCGGTGCCACGTTCCTGATCATTGTCGGCATTGCGGACGACGTCGTTTCCCTGCGCCCGAAGGTCAAGCTTCTGGGGCAGATCATTGCGGCAGCGATTCCTGTCGTGATTTTCAACATCAATATTGACTGGATCAATGTGCCATGGCACGGCATCGTCTACCTGCCGGCTGTCATTTCCATCCCGCTTACGATTTTCTGGATCATCGGCTTCATCAATACGGTGAACCTGATCGACGGGCTCGATGGCCTTGCTGCCGGGATTGCGACGATCGCATCCATTGCCATCGCCCTTCTTGCTTTCCAGATGGGACAGTGGACAGCAGCGGCAGCCATGGTCGCCATGACCGGCGCATGCCTTGCATTCCTGCAGTACAACTTCAATCCGGCTAAGATCTTCATGGGAGATACGGGTTCGATGTTTCTGGGATACATCATTGCGGCCGTTTCCGTCATGGGATCTATGAAAACAGCGGCGGCTGCCGTCCTGATCGTTCCGCTCGTTGCGCTTGCCGTGCCGATCACGGATACGCTTCTTGCCATCGTCCGCAGGAAGAGCAGCGGCGTTCCGATTTTCTCACCGGATAAGAACCACCTGCATCACAGGCTCCTTGCCAAGGGCCTCAACCAGAAGCAGGTCGTCCTCATCATGTACGCGCTGACCGCCTTCTTCTCCTGCATTGCTCTCGTTGTCATTCACCTGAGCCTCTGGGCAGGACTTGCCATCGTGGCAGCTGCACTCATCCTCTTCATCCTCTGGGCGAGGAAACTCGGGGTCATGAAGGAAATCGTTCCTTCTCCTTACCAGATGAAAATGAAGAAGGAAAAGGAAGAAAAGGATAAAGAATCCAAGTCGAAAGGGCCGGAAGAAAAACCGGCGCTGAAATAA
- the wecB gene encoding UDP-N-acetylglucosamine 2-epimerase (non-hydrolyzing), giving the protein MLKVMTIFGTRPEAIKMAPVVRELLKHEEIDTKVCLTAQHREMLDQVVDLFGLPVDYDLDIMKSGQSLYDITARVLRGLEDVLKKEKPDYVLVHGDTTTTFTAALAAFYQQIRIGHVEAGLRTGNLLSPFPEEANRQLTGVLANVNFAPTETARHNLLRENKNDDSIFVTGNTVIDALLTTVKKDYHFEDPEIEAIEEHKRVILVTTHRRENLGDPMHHVYRALRRLVESVPNTEVVFPVHRNPLVREAVSEELEGVPGIHLVDPMEYEPFTNLMARAAIVLTDSGGIQEEAPSLGKPVLVLRDTTERPEAVEAGTVRLVGTDEEKVFQTAYKLLTDEKEYKAMAEAVNPYGDGKSAARIVDYLLWKERISDKKPMKFIANKESL; this is encoded by the coding sequence ATGTTAAAGGTAATGACGATATTCGGCACAAGACCGGAAGCCATCAAGATGGCACCCGTTGTCAGGGAACTGCTGAAGCATGAAGAAATTGATACCAAGGTCTGCCTGACCGCCCAGCACAGGGAAATGCTCGATCAGGTCGTCGACCTTTTCGGACTGCCTGTCGACTATGATCTCGACATCATGAAGAGCGGACAGTCTCTTTATGACATCACCGCCCGCGTCCTCCGCGGTCTGGAAGATGTACTGAAGAAGGAAAAACCGGATTACGTCCTTGTCCACGGCGACACGACGACGACCTTCACGGCCGCTCTTGCCGCTTTCTACCAGCAGATCCGCATCGGACACGTCGAAGCGGGCCTGCGTACAGGGAATCTTCTTTCCCCATTCCCCGAAGAAGCGAACCGCCAGCTGACAGGCGTCCTTGCTAATGTGAACTTCGCACCGACGGAAACAGCCCGTCATAACCTTCTTCGTGAAAACAAGAACGATGATTCCATTTTCGTAACAGGCAATACCGTCATCGATGCGCTCCTTACGACCGTCAAGAAGGATTACCATTTCGAAGATCCGGAAATTGAAGCCATCGAAGAACACAAGAGAGTCATCCTTGTGACGACGCACAGAAGAGAAAACCTGGGCGACCCGATGCACCATGTCTACAGAGCGCTCCGCCGCCTTGTGGAATCCGTGCCGAATACCGAAGTCGTCTTCCCGGTCCACAGGAATCCGCTCGTACGCGAAGCTGTTTCCGAAGAACTCGAAGGCGTTCCGGGCATCCATCTCGTCGACCCGATGGAATATGAACCATTCACAAACCTCATGGCGCGCGCGGCCATCGTCCTCACCGATTCCGGCGGAATCCAGGAAGAGGCGCCGAGCCTCGGGAAACCGGTCCTTGTCCTTCGCGACACGACCGAAAGACCTGAAGCCGTCGAAGCAGGCACTGTCCGCTTAGTCGGTACGGATGAGGAAAAAGTATTCCAGACGGCGTACAAGCTTCTTACCGATGAAAAAGAATACAAAGCAATGGCAGAAGCCGTCAATCCATATGGCGACGGCAAATCTGCAGCACGCATCGTTGATTATTTACTTTGGAAGGAAAGAATCAGCGACAAAAAACCTATGAAATTTATAGCCAATAAAGAATCATTATGA
- a CDS encoding AtpZ/AtpI family protein produces MDEKPKKKNKPVSDFDALHSIAVATGAGFTLLSSIGVGVWLGLKCDEYFGTKPFRLIVLSIVGAASGLWSVVKQMLGK; encoded by the coding sequence ATGGATGAGAAGCCGAAAAAGAAAAACAAACCTGTTTCTGATTTTGATGCTCTCCATAGTATAGCTGTAGCTACGGGCGCCGGATTCACACTGCTGTCGTCGATCGGCGTGGGCGTCTGGCTTGGGCTTAAATGTGATGAGTATTTTGGCACGAAGCCCTTCAGATTGATTGTTCTGTCCATTGTAGGTGCCGCCAGCGGACTCTGGTCCGTCGTGAAACAGATGCTGGGGAAATAA
- the atpB gene encoding F0F1 ATP synthase subunit A — translation MHLHTGTHAVQQLLGMQVNMDTIFTTWLTALIVFLVVFAASRGKRLVPTGIQNCVEILVEGLLSQFEKNVGPKYRQVVPALLTLFLFILTANQLGLLPTEHLTASPTSDINTTLGLALAVTLLIHVLFIANQGVGKWIKHFFEPFPVFVFINLVEEIARPVTLAMRLFGNILAGEILLELLYALCPWLIPIIWIAFSVFVGCVQAYIFTTLSSVYLKHSL, via the coding sequence ATGCATCTTCATACAGGTACGCATGCTGTACAACAGTTGCTTGGGATGCAGGTCAACATGGACACCATTTTTACAACATGGCTGACTGCACTCATTGTTTTCCTTGTTGTCTTTGCCGCATCCCGCGGAAAGAGACTGGTCCCGACCGGAATTCAGAACTGCGTTGAAATTCTTGTTGAGGGCCTGCTTTCCCAGTTCGAAAAGAACGTAGGACCTAAGTACAGACAAGTCGTGCCGGCTCTGCTGACGCTGTTCCTGTTCATCTTGACAGCTAACCAGCTCGGGCTTCTGCCGACGGAACATCTGACAGCATCACCGACCAGTGATATCAATACGACACTGGGACTGGCGCTGGCAGTCACGCTCCTCATTCACGTCCTGTTTATTGCCAATCAAGGCGTTGGGAAATGGATCAAGCACTTCTTTGAACCGTTCCCCGTATTCGTCTTCATCAATTTGGTAGAAGAAATCGCAAGACCAGTTACACTGGCTATGCGTCTATTCGGCAATATTCTGGCCGGCGAAATTCTTTTGGAACTGCTGTACGCTCTGTGCCCCTGGCTCATACCGATCATCTGGATCGCATTCAGCGTCTTTGTAGGGTGCGTACAGGCGTATATTTTCACGACATTGTCTTCTGTGTATCTGAAACATAGTTTGTGA
- the atpE gene encoding F0F1 ATP synthase subunit C, with protein MEQAIIVQYSLIAAAIISGCASIAAAFSDSRAASSALDGMTRQPEMAGSLFTNMLVAIGLIESIPIIAIVIAIVLVFANPFLG; from the coding sequence ATGGAACAGGCCATTATCGTTCAGTATTCTCTTATTGCAGCAGCAATCATCTCTGGATGCGCATCTATTGCAGCAGCATTCTCTGACTCCCGTGCAGCAAGCTCCGCTCTTGACGGCATGACCCGCCAGCCTGAAATGGCAGGCTCCCTGTTCACCAACATGCTCGTTGCTATCGGTCTGATCGAATCTATTCCGATTATCGCTATCGTCATCGCTATTGTCCTCGTATTCGCTAACCCATTCCTTGGATGA
- the atpF gene encoding F0F1 ATP synthase subunit B, translated as MVDINGTLLIQIVNFLIFVAILGHFCYKPVIKVLDERKQHIKNDLDSAANNRADAEKLKESYEAQLRDAEVRAQEIVDKAVKEAKVQAQAQIDEAHAAIQKSKDQATQQIERERKDALEDLKAQVADLSCEIAAKIISKNMTPDANDRLIAESIAKLDAKKAGK; from the coding sequence TTGGTAGACATTAACGGTACACTGCTGATTCAGATCGTTAACTTCCTCATCTTTGTTGCCATTTTGGGCCATTTCTGCTACAAACCGGTCATTAAAGTGCTGGACGAACGCAAGCAGCACATTAAAAATGATCTGGATTCTGCTGCAAACAACAGAGCAGATGCTGAAAAGCTGAAAGAAAGCTATGAAGCACAGCTCCGTGACGCAGAAGTCAGAGCACAGGAGATCGTAGACAAGGCAGTCAAGGAAGCCAAAGTACAGGCGCAGGCACAGATTGACGAAGCACATGCAGCTATTCAGAAGTCCAAGGACCAGGCTACCCAGCAGATCGAAAGAGAACGCAAGGACGCTCTCGAAGATCTGAAGGCTCAGGTAGCTGACCTTTCCTGCGAAATCGCTGCTAAGATCATCAGTAAGAACATGACACCGGACGCAAACGACCGGCTCATCGCAGAAAGCATCGCTAAGCTGGATGCTAAAAAAGCGGGTAAATAA
- a CDS encoding F0F1 ATP synthase subunit delta, with protein sequence MDKNVVLARKYGRAIYEIAAEQNSLEKTGEELHLISDTIMGNDELKQLLFHPLLAKDVKKDTLNKLFADKVQPVVLQFCYVVIDKDRFTDFPAMVDVYAALANEGMGIEEAVVTSALPLTKTQVEALKAKLSEITRKKIVMKQKVDSALIGGFTVQVGDRLIDGSVARQLQTLKHIMKQRD encoded by the coding sequence ATGGATAAGAACGTAGTTCTTGCAAGAAAATACGGTCGCGCCATCTATGAAATAGCCGCTGAACAAAACAGCCTTGAAAAAACTGGAGAAGAGCTTCATTTAATCTCTGATACCATTATGGGAAACGATGAACTGAAGCAGCTTCTTTTCCATCCTCTGCTTGCGAAGGATGTCAAGAAAGATACATTAAATAAATTATTTGCAGATAAGGTTCAGCCTGTAGTTCTGCAATTCTGCTATGTCGTCATCGACAAAGACCGTTTCACCGATTTCCCGGCAATGGTCGACGTCTATGCGGCTCTGGCTAATGAAGGCATGGGTATTGAAGAAGCAGTGGTTACATCCGCTCTTCCGCTCACCAAGACCCAGGTCGAAGCCCTGAAGGCAAAACTTTCCGAAATCACCAGAAAGAAAATTGTCATGAAGCAGAAGGTAGACTCGGCGTTGATTGGTGGTTTTACCGTCCAAGTAGGCGATCGCCTGATCGATGGATCCGTGGCTAGACAGCTGCAGACTTTGAAACATATTATGAAACAAAGAGATTGA